In Pseudomonadota bacterium, a single genomic region encodes these proteins:
- a CDS encoding M23 family metallopeptidase, with amino-acid sequence MRAARAASVVAAIIVAVAVCAAAGKLPWQRRIGRNVDIQHKLQHERVTPEMWPPEPVSPPLAEVDAERLTDALLALCGPQERTRLAEYAGAILDEAARFGVDPFLVGALIYDRSECLPKTPDSATTYGLTRIDVTMHAPHIRNGEYRYFVRGEDGWEERRLRADAHPFNRWKAATWRSNIYWTAAILHVLAKQCPSLDAAFPEVLHRHAVSHWFFGDNVKSIEPEDRVLAQRRRLLGYYRGDPPAKAGSAFGVELVSPLDGTPRLVLDSFGNRRGKKRGPGHQGIDLVASRGEPVRAVAPGRVVFAGVDLSTGSEPLTPESAPAFPLKRMGKGGLYVIIHHGDGLRSLYMHLDTIAVRDWDEVEAGQIVGTVGRTGTVQSGAHLHLELRNGTQRINPAPYFRDVLVDPDTMESGPADAGAN; translated from the coding sequence ATGCGCGCCGCAAGAGCAGCTTCCGTCGTCGCCGCGATCATCGTCGCAGTCGCGGTCTGCGCCGCGGCGGGGAAGCTGCCGTGGCAGCGCCGCATCGGGCGCAACGTCGACATCCAGCACAAGCTCCAGCACGAGCGGGTGACGCCCGAGATGTGGCCGCCCGAGCCCGTGTCGCCCCCGCTCGCGGAGGTCGACGCCGAGCGGCTCACGGACGCGCTGCTCGCCCTGTGCGGTCCGCAGGAGCGCACGCGGCTCGCCGAGTACGCGGGCGCGATCCTGGACGAAGCGGCGCGGTTCGGCGTGGATCCGTTCCTCGTCGGCGCGCTCATCTATGATCGTTCGGAGTGCCTGCCCAAGACCCCGGACAGCGCCACGACGTACGGCCTGACGCGGATCGACGTCACCATGCACGCGCCGCACATCCGGAACGGGGAGTACAGGTACTTCGTGCGCGGCGAAGACGGATGGGAGGAGCGGCGTCTCCGGGCGGACGCGCATCCGTTCAACAGGTGGAAGGCCGCGACCTGGCGCTCCAACATCTACTGGACCGCGGCGATCCTGCACGTGCTCGCAAAGCAGTGCCCGAGCCTCGACGCGGCGTTCCCGGAGGTCTTGCACCGGCACGCCGTCTCCCACTGGTTCTTCGGCGACAACGTCAAGAGCATCGAGCCGGAGGATCGCGTGCTCGCGCAGCGGCGCAGGCTGCTCGGGTACTACCGTGGCGATCCGCCGGCGAAGGCGGGCTCGGCCTTCGGCGTGGAGCTCGTTTCCCCGCTGGACGGCACGCCGCGGCTCGTGCTCGACAGCTTCGGCAACCGGCGCGGCAAGAAGCGCGGCCCGGGCCACCAGGGGATCGATCTCGTGGCCTCCCGGGGCGAGCCGGTGCGGGCGGTGGCTCCCGGGCGGGTCGTGTTTGCCGGGGTCGATCTCTCGACGGGCAGCGAGCCGCTCACACCCGAGTCCGCGCCCGCCTTCCCCCTGAAGCGGATGGGGAAGGGCGGCCTGTACGTCATCATCCACCACGGCGACGGGCTGCGCAGCCTGTACATGCACCTCGACACCATCGCGGTGCGCGACTGGGACGAGGTCGAGGCCGGACAGATCGTCGGCACCGTCGGCCGCACCGGTACCGTGCAGTCCGGCGCGCACCTGCACCTCGAGCTGCGGAACGGGACGCAACGGATCAATCCCGCGCCCTAT